Proteins found in one Zea mays cultivar B73 chromosome 1, Zm-B73-REFERENCE-NAM-5.0, whole genome shotgun sequence genomic segment:
- the LOC100278970 gene encoding uncharacterized protein isoform X2 — protein sequence MCIRTQRSGADCFVLQQSAMSSLVRSFGSLYSQKLRSTTRLGSATAAPPRFQALVRSGFSGSSHGGDVRRPPARPSQHQSQDKERTPFFILARLAVGSILAAAAPMLHSRWASFLLIQSEVDMVKDTAEVVAEAVEDAATVAEKVSSEVAEQLPENGRLRTAVVLLEHASKEVAEEAHLAQNIIHKWSPTLRDEVSSPEPATEKRVYFFISGTRLRLACLERPDSTMKQPNVPRLSPAVNVEYGTWNCRYAV from the exons ATGTGCATAAGGACCCAGCGATCAGGAGCTGACTGTTTTGTCCTCCAGCAATCGGCCATGTCGTCCCTGGTCAGGTCGTTCGGGTCTCTCTACTCCCAGAAGCTCCGCTCCACCACCCGTCTCGGATCCGCGACGGCGGCGCCACCGCGTTTCCAGGCGTTGGTCCGATCGGGATTCTCGGGCTCCAGCCACGGGGGAGACGTGAGACGTCCGCCGGCTCGGCCGAGCCAGCATCAGTCTCAGGACAAGGAGCGGACGCCTTTCTTCATCTT GGCAAGGCTGGCCGTCGGTTCTATTCTTGCTGCTGCAGCGCCAATGCTGCATTCCAGATGGGCGTCGTTCCTGCTGATTCAGA GTGAGGTGGATATGGTGAAAGACACGGCGGAGGTAGTGGCGGAGGCCGTCGAGGACGCGGCCACCGTCGCAGAGAAGGTGTCGTCGGAAGTGGCCGAGCAGCTGCCCGAGAACGGGAGGCTGAGGACAGCGGTCGTGCTCCTGGAGCACGCGTCCAAGGAAGTCGCCGAGGAGGCACACCTTGCACAGAACATCATCCACAAG TGGTCACCTACACTGCGGGATGAAGTATCTAGCCCCGAGCCAGCTACGGAGAAACGAGTTTATTTTTTTATCTCGGGAACCAGGCTCAGGCTAGCCTGTTTGGAGCGGCCAGACTCCACTATGAAACAACCAAATGTGCCTAGATTGTCTCCAGCAGTAAATGTAGAATATGGGACGTGGAATTGTAGATACGCTGTTTGA
- the LOC100278970 gene encoding uncharacterized protein LOC100278970 isoform 1 (isoform 1 is encoded by transcript variant 1): MSSLVRSFGSLYSQKLRSTTRLGSATAAPPRFQALVRSGFSGSSHGGDVRRPPARPSQHQSQDKERTPFFILARLAVGSILAAAAPMLHSRWASFLLIQSEVDMVKDTAEVVAEAVEDAATVAEKVSSEVAEQLPENGRLRTAVVLLEHASKEVAEEAHLAQNIIHKISQHK, from the exons ATGTCGTCCCTGGTCAGGTCGTTCGGGTCTCTCTACTCCCAGAAGCTCCGCTCCACCACCCGTCTCGGATCCGCGACGGCGGCGCCACCGCGTTTCCAGGCGTTGGTCCGATCGGGATTCTCGGGCTCCAGCCACGGGGGAGACGTGAGACGTCCGCCGGCTCGGCCGAGCCAGCATCAGTCTCAGGACAAGGAGCGGACGCCTTTCTTCATCTT GGCAAGGCTGGCCGTCGGTTCTATTCTTGCTGCTGCAGCGCCAATGCTGCATTCCAGATGGGCGTCGTTCCTGCTGATTCAGA GTGAGGTGGATATGGTGAAAGACACGGCGGAGGTAGTGGCGGAGGCCGTCGAGGACGCGGCCACCGTCGCAGAGAAGGTGTCGTCGGAAGTGGCCGAGCAGCTGCCCGAGAACGGGAGGCTGAGGACAGCGGTCGTGCTCCTGGAGCACGCGTCCAAGGAAGTCGCCGAGGAGGCACACCTTGCACAGAACATCATCCACAAG
- the LOC100278970 gene encoding uncharacterized protein isoform X1, producing MCIRTQRSGADCFVLQQSAMSSLVRSFGSLYSQKLRSTTRLGSATAAPPRFQALVRSGFSGSSHGGDVRRPPARPSQHQSQDKERTPFFILARLAVGSILAAAAPMLHSRWASFLLIQSRAKSPVPRAAKLCTDAKFNSAPMPSGEVDMVKDTAEVVAEAVEDAATVAEKVSSEVAEQLPENGRLRTAVVLLEHASKEVAEEAHLAQNIIHKSKQRASINNSRAAQVQLQLLRSTSGCLEHDGGGCHSAGDGDEADGGGRCGCALLRDGRGGRSQSGGSRRGHRVAKSRTGGARGWSVGGGGGRRRHRGRRGRGGHGGPGRRRRERGHLGWRRGWGALGRRGRGLRRGRDGKEGEESNEDGGDAGHRSHQVTVTSFLDCIVKKTWR from the exons ATGTGCATAAGGACCCAGCGATCAGGAGCTGACTGTTTTGTCCTCCAGCAATCGGCCATGTCGTCCCTGGTCAGGTCGTTCGGGTCTCTCTACTCCCAGAAGCTCCGCTCCACCACCCGTCTCGGATCCGCGACGGCGGCGCCACCGCGTTTCCAGGCGTTGGTCCGATCGGGATTCTCGGGCTCCAGCCACGGGGGAGACGTGAGACGTCCGCCGGCTCGGCCGAGCCAGCATCAGTCTCAGGACAAGGAGCGGACGCCTTTCTTCATCTT GGCAAGGCTGGCCGTCGGTTCTATTCTTGCTGCTGCAGCGCCAATGCTGCATTCCAGATGGGCGTCGTTCCTGCTGATTCAGAGTAGAGCAAAGAGCCCTGTACCGCGCGCCGCGAAACTCTGCACCGATGCAAAATTTAACTCTGCGCCGATGCCATCAGGTGAGGTGGATATGGTGAAAGACACGGCGGAGGTAGTGGCGGAGGCCGTCGAGGACGCGGCCACCGTCGCAGAGAAGGTGTCGTCGGAAGTGGCCGAGCAGCTGCCCGAGAACGGGAGGCTGAGGACAGCGGTCGTGCTCCTGGAGCACGCGTCCAAGGAAGTCGCCGAGGAGGCACACCTTGCACAGAACATCATCCACAAG AGCAAACAGAGGGCATCTATCAACAACAGCAGAGCGGCTCAGGTGCAGCTGCAGCTCCTCAGATCCACTTCCGGATGTCTAGAACACGACGGCGGCGGCTGCCACAGCGCCGGCGATGGCGACGAAGCTGATGGCGGAGGCAGATGCGGCTGTGCTCTTCTCCGTGACGGGCGCGGCGGCCGGAGTCAGAGCGGAGGCTCCCGCCGGGGCCATCGCGTCGCCAAATCCCGCACCGGCGGGGCTCGTGGCTGGAGCGTCGGCGGAGGGGGCGGACGCCGGCGACATCGTGGGAGGCGAGGGCGGGGAGGCCATGGGGGCCCtggtcggcggcggcgggagaGGGGCCATCTTGGGTGGCGCAGGGGCTGGGGCGCGCTTGGGCGACGCGGCAGGGGCCTGCGCCGTGGCCGCGACGGCAAAGAGGGCGAGGAGAGCAACGAGGACGGCGGCGACGCGGGCCATCGATCTCACCAAGTGACAGTGACTTCCTTCCTGGATTGTATAGTTAAAAAAACTTGGCGATGA
- the LOC100278970 gene encoding uncharacterized protein LOC100278970 isoform 2 (isoform 2 is encoded by transcript variant 2) — MSSLVRSFGSLYSQKLRSTTRLGSATAAPPRFQALVRSGFSGSSHGGDVRRPPARPSQHQSQDKERTPFFILARLAVGSILAAAAPMLHSRWASFLLIQSEVDMVKDTAEVVAEAVEDAATVAEKVSSEVAEQLPENGRLRTAVVLLEHASKEVAEEAHLAQNIIHKSKQRASINNSRAAQVQLQLLRSTSGCLEHDGGGCHSAGDGDEADGGGRCGCALLRDGRGGRSQSGGSRRGHRVAKSRTGGARGWSVGGGGGRRRHRGRRGRGGHGGPGRRRRERGHLGWRRGWGALGRRGRGLRRGRDGKEGEESNEDGGDAGHRSHQVTVTSFLDCIVKKTWR; from the exons ATGTCGTCCCTGGTCAGGTCGTTCGGGTCTCTCTACTCCCAGAAGCTCCGCTCCACCACCCGTCTCGGATCCGCGACGGCGGCGCCACCGCGTTTCCAGGCGTTGGTCCGATCGGGATTCTCGGGCTCCAGCCACGGGGGAGACGTGAGACGTCCGCCGGCTCGGCCGAGCCAGCATCAGTCTCAGGACAAGGAGCGGACGCCTTTCTTCATCTT GGCAAGGCTGGCCGTCGGTTCTATTCTTGCTGCTGCAGCGCCAATGCTGCATTCCAGATGGGCGTCGTTCCTGCTGATTCAGA GTGAGGTGGATATGGTGAAAGACACGGCGGAGGTAGTGGCGGAGGCCGTCGAGGACGCGGCCACCGTCGCAGAGAAGGTGTCGTCGGAAGTGGCCGAGCAGCTGCCCGAGAACGGGAGGCTGAGGACAGCGGTCGTGCTCCTGGAGCACGCGTCCAAGGAAGTCGCCGAGGAGGCACACCTTGCACAGAACATCATCCACAAG AGCAAACAGAGGGCATCTATCAACAACAGCAGAGCGGCTCAGGTGCAGCTGCAGCTCCTCAGATCCACTTCCGGATGTCTAGAACACGACGGCGGCGGCTGCCACAGCGCCGGCGATGGCGACGAAGCTGATGGCGGAGGCAGATGCGGCTGTGCTCTTCTCCGTGACGGGCGCGGCGGCCGGAGTCAGAGCGGAGGCTCCCGCCGGGGCCATCGCGTCGCCAAATCCCGCACCGGCGGGGCTCGTGGCTGGAGCGTCGGCGGAGGGGGCGGACGCCGGCGACATCGTGGGAGGCGAGGGCGGGGAGGCCATGGGGGCCCtggtcggcggcggcgggagaGGGGCCATCTTGGGTGGCGCAGGGGCTGGGGCGCGCTTGGGCGACGCGGCAGGGGCCTGCGCCGTGGCCGCGACGGCAAAGAGGGCGAGGAGAGCAACGAGGACGGCGGCGACGCGGGCCATCGATCTCACCAAGTGACAGTGACTTCCTTCCTGGATTGTATAGTTAAAAAAACTTGGCGATGA
- the LOC100274631 gene encoding Arabinogalactan protein 1-like precursor yields MARVAAVLVALLALFAVAATAQAPAASPKRAPAPAPPKMAPLPPPPTRAPMASPPSPPTMSPASAPSADAPATSPAGAGFGDAMAPAGASALTPAAAPVTEKSTAASASAISFVAIAGAVAAAAVVF; encoded by the coding sequence ATGGCCCGCGTCGCCGCCGTCCTCGTTGCTCTCCTCGCCCTCTTTGCCGTCGCGGCCACGGCGCAGGCCCCTGCCGCGTCGCCCAAGCGCGCCCCAGCCCCTGCGCCACCCAAGATGGCCCCtctcccgccgccgccgaccaGGGCCCCCATGGCCTCCCCGCCCTCGCCTCCCACGATGTCGCCGGCGTCCGCCCCCTCCGCCGACGCTCCAGCCACGAGCCCCGCCGGTGCGGGATTTGGCGACGCGATGGCCCCGGCGGGAGCCTCCGCTCTGACTCCGGCCGCCGCGCCCGTCACGGAGAAGAGCACAGCCGCATCTGCCTCCGCCATCAGCTTCGTCGCCATCGCCGGCGCTGTGGCAGCCGCCGCCGTCGTGTTCTAG